A window of Ignatzschineria indica genomic DNA:
CCTCACTCTCGGATCATCTAAGTGAGCAATTTGTAGCTCTAAAGTATCCACTATGCGTTTAGCATAAGTTTTATCGATCTTTTTTAATGCTTTTAGAGCGCTATCAGAATATTCAATTCTCCAGACCAAGTCTTCTTCTCACTTCTTTACTGCTATGTGTCGACTCTTGACCTTGATGAATACGCTTTAGAATTTGTTCAGCTATCTGAGCTTCCTCGATATCGGTAATATGTTCTAAAAGAGCTTCTTTAACATATTCTTCCTCACTGATACCGGCTTTATGAGCTAAAGCTGTTAATCGTGTAGAGATCTCTTTTGGTAGGTCTATTGCTAACATCTTTCCCCTCTTCATGATGAACAATCCTTTTGATTTTAGTTGATCTTTTTCCATTGTGGGAAATTCGCCATTGAAATTCAATAGACCTCTCTTTATGCCTCTCAATTCTTTTACATTGATTTGACAGCATGCAGGGTAATCTCCGGCAACTCAACAATCTTTTTCATTCAATAATATTCCAGTTAAGAAGTGTTATTAATCAATCAAAAATTCTGATTGTAATTGTCGATAGCGCTATTTCTGATAAAAAGGTAGAATTGGGAAGATAAATTAAAAACGAGAGGGAATTTCTTATTAGGAATTCTCTCCTTTAAGTATTCAATGAGAGAGAAAATAAAATGAGTGAAATAAATCGTACATTAGCATTTGTCTTTCCTGGTCAAGGTTCACAAAGTACCGGGATGATTGCCGACCTTTTAGATCATCCACTTGTTGTTGAGACCTTACAGGATGCCGATGATGCATTAGGATTTTCACTATCAGAAATTATTCGTTCAGGAGATGCTGATCAATTAGGGAAAACAGAGATCACTCAACCGGCGATCTTAACCGTTAGCATCGCGCTTTGGCGTGTTTGGTGCGCAGAAAATGGTGCAAAACCTGCCTATCTTGCCGGCCATAGCTTAGGGGAATATAGCGCACTTGTGGCAAGTGGCGTTTTAGCATTTAAAGATGCGGTTAAATTAGTCCATCAACGTGGTCTCTTTATGCAGGAAGCTGTTCCTGTAGGAACGGGTGCAATGGCGGCAGTATTAGGATTAGATGATGATGCCGTTAGAGCCGTTTGTCATGATTCTGAAAAAGCAGGTATCGTCGCTGCCGTTAACTTTAACTCTCCCGGTCAAGTGGTCATTGCCGGTGAAAAGGCGGCGGTAGAAGCGGCTTGTGAACTTGCAAAAGAGCGTGGAGCGCGTCGCGCACTTCTGCTCCCTGTCTCTGTTCCTTCCCACTCAATTTTGATGAAACCAGCGGCTGAACAGTTAGCAACCGTGCTCGATGATATGCTGCTCTCTGCTCCAAAAGAGATTGTGATCCATAACGTGGATGTGAGCGCGCATCGTGATGTCGAAGAGATTAAAGAAGCATTAATTAGCCAACTCTATGAACCTGTTCGCTGGACAGAGACGATCGAATACCTTGCGCGCGAAGGGGTTACTACGATCGTAGAGTGTGGTCCTGGTAAGGTATTGACCGGTCTTATCCGCCGTATCGACAAATCCTTGACCACTTACAATGTGTTAGATGGAGGAACTCTCGAGAGTGTTATCAAAGAAATCTAATATCCCCCAAATCCTCTTAGGGGCGTGTACCGCGATCTTTTTAGGGACCTATCTCTTCTTTGGTCGCGATCTTGTTCTTGCAACAAAAGCATTGGTCTATAGCTCGGCGATTGCGTTACTCGTTTCAGGACTCTTCTTCCGGCAATCGATGCGTCGAAATGATTGGTTAATCCTCTCGGCGACATTGATCTTCGGAACGATGACCATTGTCTTCGATAATGAGGTCTTTATTCAGTGGCGTACTTCTATTGTCAATATTCTTATCGCAATTGGCCTTGTAGGGATGTTCTATCTAAAAAAATCTCCCATTAAGATGATCTTTGGGAAGACTTTAGATATTGAACTGCCGGAGCATGAGTGGTTACGAACCAATCTCTGGTGGGCAGCCTATATGTTGGTGATGGCGGCGCTCAATGCTGTGATTATTCTCGTAGGGCTCTCCTCTGAAGTCTGGATGAGCTTTAAGATGGTGATCAATCCGCTTCTTACCTTTGTATTAGCGATTCTCTTGATGGTACATCTTGTTAAAAAAGGGAAGCACTATGAGGCAATCAAGCGCGCTGAAATAGAGGCAGAGGATAGTAAGCAGCATCAGCTCGCTCAAAAAGAGCAAGAAGAGTCATAATCGGTCTCGATTGGTTATATTAGTAGTATTTCGATAAGTTGATATCACTAGGTGTTTGATATCGTCCGATATACACCGATATACAAATATCTATTAATAATTGCGAATTAAGTTCTAATAAGGACTAATAAGGGCTAATAACGGAGCGTAAAGATTAACCTATTACATTATTGTGGGGTTTTTAGATAAAAAGATGAATAATCAAGCAAGATTAGATAAAATTAAAGACTTATTGACTGAGGCATTAGCGCCAACTTTTCTCGAGATTATCGATGATAGTCATCTCCATGCCGGTCATGCCGGTGCTCGAGGAGGCGCAGGTCACTTTACAGTAAAGATCGATTCACCAAAATTTGTCGGTCTGCCGCTTTTAAAGCAGCATCGATTGGTGTATCAAGCATTAGATACCATGATGGATCGTGATATCCATGCATTAAGTATTCAAATTACGACTCAACAACCGAAATAAGGGAAGAGTAGCAATGAAAAATTTATTTAAAAAGACATTATTAACCGCAGCACTTATGGGAGCTTTCTCTGTAGTTGCAATGGCAGATGAGGCACAGCCTGTTGCTGTTGAAGCGGAAGTTGTATCAGAGGGTTATCAATTACAAGACCCTGTGGCAACAGTCAATGGAAAAGAGGTTTCTAAAGCAGAATTAGAGAACTTCCTACTCCTCTCTCAAGGTGTTGAAGTCGATGAGGTCGAGAGTCCAGAAGTAGCGGTACAACTCGTTAAACTCCTTGGCACCCAAGATGCTTTAGCAGAAGAAGCGAAGAAGCGTGGACTCGATAAGGATCAAGATTATCAATTGAAGATGCGTCTTATTGGCGATCTCTTCTTAGCGGATCTTCTCTTCCAAAATATGCTCGATAAGGGTGAGATTACTCAAGAAGAGCTCAAAGCACAATATGATGCAATGGTGGCTCAAATTGAGCAGACTGAGTATCAGGCATCTCATATCTTAGTTGACTCGGAAGAGGAAGCGAATGGGATTATCGAAGATATCAAGAGTGGTAAAACAACTTTTGCAGAAGCGGCAAAAGAGAAATCACTCGATCCAGCAACCGCTGCACGTGATGGTAGCATCGGTGGTTGGTTCCGCCTTTCAATGATGGATCCAAGTTTTGGTGAAGCGTTGAAAGGAATGGAGAAAGGGAAGATGAGCGAAACGCCTGTTGAATCCCAATTTGGTTACCATGTTATCGTTTTAGATGATGTGCGTGATTTAGATCTTGAGATCAAACCATTTGATGAGTTAGATGAAGAGACTAAATTACAGTTAGCACAACCACTCTTCCAAAAATATGTGGAAGAAGTTCAAGAGAAAGTGAATGTTGAGCTACCAGAAGCAAAACAGTAACGATCTTATCGTTGATCTGTAGTTCGCCCCAATAATGGGGCGCTCTGTAATGACCTGATCCTCTCCGAGAGGTTTCAGGTCTTTTTGTTCATTAGGGTTAATTGATGGCATATTTTTTTGAGTTTATTCTTTTTGTGGCGAAGACTGGCACGATTATTGTCGCCTTTATTGTGGCGCTTCTCTTTTTAGCTTCTCTGCGTAATAATCAGCAGCAATCGGGGGGCAAGATCGAGTTTAAGGATCTTGGTGAGCGTTATCAGCAGATCAAAGAGGGTTTTTTAGAGTTTAAACATAGCGATCTTGATGATAAAGATTTTAAGGCCGAACTTGAGAAAGAGGAATCTCGAGAGAAGCAAGCAGAAGCTTTAGAGAATGCAGCAGAATCGATATCTGAAGGGAGATCTGAAACGGTCCCTGAAAATATTGTGCAAGAGGATAAAGAGGATAAAGAGGGCGATCAGCGTGCTGAGCGTGATGAGAAATCGCAAGTTGCAAAAGCCCCTTTCTGGCAGTTTTGGAAGCGTGAGAAAGAGAAGAGCAAGCCGAAAAAGGCAGATACGCTCTATGTGTTGGAATTTGATGGGGATATTCAAGCGGAAGAGGTGCGTAGCTTACGAGAGGAGGTCTCCGCGTTATTGCAGATCGCAGAGAAAGGGGATGAGGTATTGATTCGTCTTAAGAGCCCCGGTGGCGCTGTCAATGGTTATGGTTTAGCCGCCTCACAATTAGTACGTATTCGCGATAGAGGGATCCATTTAACGGTGGCAGTGGATGAAGTGGCTGCTAGTGGTGGTTATTTAATGGCTTCTGTTGCGCATAAGATCTTAGCAGCGCCTTTTGCCATTGTCGGTTCTATCGGTGTTGTGGCAGAGATGCCTAATTTCCATAAATTATTGGAGAAATATAATATCGATTATGAGCAATTTACTGCAGGTGAGTATAAGCGCACAGTTTCGATGTTTGGTGAGAATAGTGAAGCGGCAAAAGAGAAGTTCCGTGCCGAACTCAATGAGATTCACCATATTTTTAAAGATTTTGTCCAACAATATCGTCCACAGCTTGAGATTGAGCAGATCGCAACGGGCGAGTATTGGCTTGCGGTTAAAGCGCTAGAACTCGGTTTAGTGGATGAGTTAAAGACGAGTGATTCCTATATCTTAGAATCGATGAAGAATAAAAATGTCTACACGATTCAATATGTGGAGAAGAGCTCTGTCCGTCAAGGAATTTCCCGCTTCTTAACTCGTATTATGAAGCGAATTCCCTTCTAAGGTAGTGATATTGATAGAATATTGAAGGGATATTTTGAGTAGTCGTAAGATAGAAGAGAGTAAGCCGGCAAGAGAGTAAAAGTGCTCTTTTGCCGGTGAAAATAGAGATCAACCCCAATAGCGATTATAATGGTGCGTTATTGGGGTTTTTTATGAGCTGAGTCGTACTGTCGGCGTTGATCATAGAAATCAGGGTAGTAGGTAGAGAGAAGGTAGAGGATAGAATGGCTGAGAAGCGCATTAGAGAAGCGAGCGTAGAAGCTGCGGAACGGGTAATAGAAGTGGCGTTGCCTTGTCCGCTTCATCGCACCTTTGAGTATCTTGCTACTGATATATTTATTAAAGATGAGGCGGAGAGCGCTTCCCCAAAAAAGATTAGCCCCGCCGTTGGGATGCGAGTTGCTGTTAATTTTGCGCGTCGGGAGATGATCGGAATTATTGTAGCGGTCAAAGAGGAGAGCGATTATCCTCGTGAGAAGTTGAAACTGATCAAAAATCTCCTCGATGAGATGCCCATTATTGGGCGTAATCTTTTGAGCCTAGCTGAGAGAATTGCCCACTACTACCACGCGCCGATAGGGGAGGTTTTACAACTCTTTCTTCCTACTCCTCTACGACAAGGGCGGCCGCTCTATGTTGCGGAAGATTACTATCAGATCACCGATGCCGGTATTGCATGGCGTGAAGATGTGCAAAATCGTGCTTCAAGAGCTAAAATTGCGATTCTTAACTTCTTCGAAGAAGGGCAGCGTTATAGTGAAGTAGCGCTTTTAGCCCAATTTCCTAATTTTAAAAATCATCGTCGTGCGCTCTTAGAGAGTGCTCTACTTCTGCGTGAAGCCGATCTCGATTGTGAGCCTTCTCCGGCGAAACCGCCATCAGAAGAGCCTCCATTACAATTAACTACCGCACAGCAGCATATTGTGGATGATATTGTGGTCAATAGACCGCCTCTCTCCTTTATTGAGGGAGTGACAGGCTCAGGGAAAACAGCTGTCTATACAGAGATCGCGCGTCATCATCTGGCAAAAGGGGAGCAGGTTTTGATGTTAGTGCCGGAGATCGGCTTAACGCCTCAATTTGTCAGTCGCATAGAGTCCGCATTATCGGTCCGTGTTGCCGTTATTCACTCTCAATTGAGTGATAATGAGCGTCTAGAGGCGTGGCGTAATGCCGCATTAGGGCGGATCGATCTACTTATCGGCACCCGTTCTGCGCTCTTTACCCCCTTTGCGCGTCTTGGTTTGATGATTATCGATGAAGCGCATGATAGCTCCTATATACAGCGAGATGGTGTTCGTTATTCTGCTCACAATAGTGCCATTTGGCGGGCTCATTTTGAAAAGATTCCGCTGGTGATGGGGAGTGCAACGCCTACCTATGAGAGTGTTCGTAATATTGCGGAAGGGCGTTTTAGCTATTATCAGCTGCCAGAGCGAGTGAGTGGTGCAATGCCGGAGTGGGAGATTGTCGATCTCAATGAGGAGAAGAATTACGATGGCATCACAACACGGGTTTTAGATGAGATTGAGGCGACGATTGCACGGAAAGAGCAGGTATTGATCTTCCTAAATCGGCGTGGATTCTCTCCTGTTTTAACCTGTCTCGACTGTGGCAAGATTGAGGAGTGTCATCATTGCAGTAGCTATCTCAACTTTCATCGCACCACCGGAATGCTTCATTGCCATCATTGTGGGACACGATATCCCTATCCTAAAGTATGTAGTGCTTGTGGTGGTACGCATTTTAAGGAATTAGGGGCAGGCACGCAGAAGATTGAAAAAGCATTAGCCGATGCATTTCCTTTGGCGAGAGTTTTACGTTTTGATCGGGATAATGTTCGCAATAGTCGGGAGTTAGTGGAGAATTTAACCCAGATCGGGGAGCAATCAGCCGATATCATTGTAGGCACGCAGATGTTAGCAAAGGGGCATGATTTTCCCAATATCACTTTAGTGGTTCTCCTCAATAGTGATGGGCTCTTCTTTGCCAATGATTTTCGGGCAGATGAGAAGCTAGCACAACTCTTGATGCAGGTTTCAGGGCGTGCAGGGCGGGGGGAGAAGAGAGGAAAGGTTTTAGTACAGACGATGTTTCCTGATAATGCCCTTTTTCATCAGTTACCTAAGATCGGTTATCAAGCTTATGCCCAAGAGGCGCTTGAAGTACGTCAGATTCTCAATCTTCCGCCTTACTCCTATCAGATCTTAATTCAGGTAGAAGCAAGAAGTGAATCGGAAGCGACTTCATATCTCGAAGGGTTACTCAATCATATTGAGCCAGATCCTCAAGTTGAGATCACCCCAGTGATGCCCAATAACCTTAAGCGCCGGCAAGGATTTTATCGGGTACATGTGATCCTTCAATCGGAAAAGCGAAGTGCTCTGCACCGAATGGCATACCAAATACGTCTCCTCTATGAAGCCAATATTCGCTCCAATATTCGCCTCTTAATCGAGGTTGACCCCATCGACTTCACCTAAATCATTTTGACTCAATAAGAAGGTTTTTGGAGCGGCGGGAGCCGACCATCTCAATCTTTTTACCGGTGTATGCCCGCCATTCGGCATCTTCGATGCCGAGAGTTATTGCGATGGAGTGTGATAGTTTCCTGTGACAGATGATCGCCACTTGCCGGCGCGCGATTTCTGGAAGAACGCGATAGTAAGATCCGGCAACTCAACAGTCTTTCTCGTTTCAAGAAAAGAGTCGGTGATAGAAGATCGCCTCGTGCCGGCACGCAATTTTTGGAAGTATGCAGTAGTAATCTCCGGCAGTTCATCAGCTTTTTTTATTTTGATCAATTGCTCTTAAGAGAATTTGTGGAGCGGCGGGAGCCGATTATTTCATTCTTTTAACCGATGCATGCCCGCCATTTGGCATCTTCGATGCCGAGAGTTATTGCGATGGAATGTGATAGTTTCCGGTGATAGAAGATCGCCATTTGCCGGCGCACGATTTTTGGAAAAACGCGATAGTAAGAACCGGCACCGTTCAGCCTTTTTCATTTTAAAATAACTGATGATAGAAGATCATCACTTGCCGGCATATGATTTCTGGAAGTATGCAGGGGTAATCTCCGGCAACTCATCAGCTCTCTTTGTATAATCAATTGTTCTTAAGAGAATTTGTGGAGCGGCGGGAGCCGACCATCTCAATCTTTTTACCGGTGTATGCCCGCCGTTTGGCATTCTCAATACCGAGAAGAATAGGGGTCTATCTAAAGTAGATGTGTTGGCAATAGATCCTAGAGTTATCTATCTTAAGAAACGACAAAGGACATCTAATTAGATGTCCTTAAAATAGTATCAATGGCGTGTCATTGCCATAATTTAATACTAGCTCTTATTGCTAAGAGTCTTAAAAGCCCCTTATGGGTTCATACATAGCATTATACGATTTAAGCTAACTTGCAACTTTTTCTTCTCTTCCTGAAAGAGAGCTTCATCTAATTTTTATAATGGTATGTCGATACACTTTATCCATTTAATTCTATTGAAGATATTAGAAATATAACAGACCATAAGTGTAGATCATTATTAGATAAATTGTATCTTTGTGTTTGATTCTATTAAGAAGGTTTTTGGAGCGGCGGGAGCCGACTATTTCATTCTTTTAACCGATGCATGCCCGCCATTCGGCATCTTCGATGCCGAGAGTTATTGCGATGGAATGTGATAGTTTCCGGTGATAGATGATCGCCTCGTGCCGGCGCGCGATTTCTGGAAGAACGCGATAGTAAGAACCGGCACCGTTCAGCCTTTTTCATTTCAAAATAACTGATGATAGAAGATCATCACTTGCCGGCATATGATTTCTGGAAGTATGCAGGGGTAATCTCCGGCAACTCATCAGCTCTCTTTGTATAATCAATTGCTCTTAAGAGAATTTGTGGAGCGGCGGGGCCGACCATCTCAATCTTTTTACGATTGCATGCCTGCCGTTTGGCATCTTCGGTGCCAACTGCCGGCGCGTAGTTTCTGGAAGAACGTGATAGTAAGATCCGGCAATTCATCAGCTTCTGTTTGGGATTGGATCTATAAGATCCCTTCTTGAATGCCCCTAGTTCGACATTAAATATTGTTGATAGAAGTGGTCATTGGGCGACAAATTTTGGGCAAAAAAAAGCCGAGCTCTTAAAGACTCGGCAAAATAACCACCAAAGGAGGATATGGAGGAGAACGTCTGATTGCTCAAACGTCACGCATATAGTAGTGCTTTTTTTATGGGTTGTCAAATAATATCTTAAGCAAAAGATAAAAAATTTAGAAATATTTTCAAATTAGCGGTTTTTGTGAAAAAAGTAGCCATTTTTGCGGGAATATCGATGTAAAAAGCGATAAGTGAGCAGAAGTAGGAAGAGAAAACGTTTTCAAAGAGAGATCTTGAGATATGAAAAAAGGCTCTAATTGATTAATATTTAATCATTATTAGAGCCTTTTAGATTGAGTGCGTTGATCAATCAGTCAACCCATCAGCCAACCAATCAATCGGGAAAATTACATGCCGGCAATAACGGTATTGAATCCGCCATCCACAAAAGTGATCTCGCCTGTTACACCTGATGCAAGATCAGAAGAGAGGAATGCGGCAACATTACCCACTTCTTCAATAGTGACACAGCGACCGATCGGCGCGGCTGCTTCAAATGCCGTTAACATGCTCTTAAAGTCCGCAATCCCTGATGCTGCTAAAGTACGGATCGGACCTGCGGAGATTCCATTAACACGAATACCATCTCTACCAAGCGCTGCTGCCATATAGCGAACATTGGCTTCAAGTGATGCTTTGGCTAAGCCCATTACATTATAGTTTTGAACCGTACGCTCACTTGCAAGATAGGTTAATGTTAAGAGTGATGCATTTTTACGAAGGTAAGGACGTGCAGCTTTTGCTAATGCGGCAAAACTATAAGAGGAGATATCATGAGCAATTTGGAAGTTCTCTCTTGTTACGGTATCGAGGTAGTTACCATCGAGTGCTTCTCTTGGTGCAAAGCCGACAGAGTGGATCACAATATCAAAGCCATCACTCCAAACATTGTTGAGTGAAGTCATTAATGCTTCAATTTCACTATCACTTGCCACATCACATGGGAAGACGATTTCTGAGTCGAGTTCTGCCGCCATCTTTCTAACGCGATCTTCTAAACGCTCACCATGAAAGCTAAATGCAAGCTCAGCACCTTGCTCACGCATCGCTTTGGCAATTCCCCAAGCGATTGAACGATTAGAGGCGAGACCGACGATTAATGCACGTTTACCTTTTAAAAAACCCATATTAAATCCTTTCTGCTTCTGTTTGATTATTGTTGCTGATCGATAGCGTATCGAAGCGCATCAAAGAATCAAAACGATATAAAAATAGTATGAAAATAGTATAAAACACCATAAAAAAGCGTGTAAAGATCTGCCATTTTGCGACAGATTAAATAGCACCATATTACCACGAATTTTTATTGGGGCATTGCGCTATTTCTCCCAAATTCTAGGAAGAATCACTACGATTATTACATTTAAGAGCGCTTTACCCTCAATAGTTAGGGCGCTATGAGTGTGATTTATCCATATTTTAGTATTGAGTATTTAGTATTAGTTTATTTTTTGGGAGAAGGTTAGGGGGCGGATCGATGGTTTCAGTAATCTATACGAGAGCCTTGAGTGCGCTGCATGCGCCGGAGGTACGTGTTGAGGTTCATATCAGTAATGGCTTGCCGGCATTAACGATTGTGGGGATGCCGGAAACGGCAGTTAAAGAGAGTAAGGATCGGGTCGTTGCCGCTATTGTCAATTCTGGCTTTGAGTTCCCTAATCGTAAAATTACCATCAATCTCTCTCCGGCGGATCTTCCTAAAGAGGGCGGGCGTTACGATCTGCCCATCGCTCTAGGGGTCTTAGAGGCTTCAGGACAGTTACAAAATTCGCCTAAAGCGTATGAATTTGTCGGTGAATTGGCGCTTACTGGAGAGTTGCGACCTATCACAGGATTGCTGCCCACAGCCATTCAGGTGATGAAGCGGGAGGGGCGCTTAATTGTCCCTTATGATGGAGCTGAAGAGATCGGCTTTCTTGGGTATCAACACTTTTTGATGGCGAAAAATCTCCGTGAAGTGGTGGATTTTATCGATGGGAGAGTCAAATTAGCAGAACCACCTGTTCTACAGATTCAATCTGATACGCCCATTCCCGATTTTTCAGAGGTTAAAGGACAGTTTTTTGCTAAACGCGCATTAGAGATCGCCGCAGCCGGTGGACATAATGTTCTTTTGATCGGTCCGCCCGGAACTGGAAAGACCATGCTCGCCTCCCGCTTTGCCGGCATTTTACCGCAGATGACACGAGAGGAGGCGATCGAAAGCGCGATGATCGCCTCTATCAGTCGGCAGGGATTTCGAGCGGAGCAATTTGGTGTTC
This region includes:
- a CDS encoding BolA family protein: MNNQARLDKIKDLLTEALAPTFLEIIDDSHLHAGHAGARGGAGHFTVKIDSPKFVGLPLLKQHRLVYQALDTMMDRDIHALSIQITTQQPK
- a CDS encoding inner membrane-spanning protein YciB, yielding MLSKKSNIPQILLGACTAIFLGTYLFFGRDLVLATKALVYSSAIALLVSGLFFRQSMRRNDWLILSATLIFGTMTIVFDNEVFIQWRTSIVNILIAIGLVGMFYLKKSPIKMIFGKTLDIELPEHEWLRTNLWWAAYMLVMAALNAVIILVGLSSEVWMSFKMVINPLLTFVLAILLMVHLVKKGKHYEAIKRAEIEAEDSKQHQLAQKEQEES
- the fabD gene encoding ACP S-malonyltransferase → MSEINRTLAFVFPGQGSQSTGMIADLLDHPLVVETLQDADDALGFSLSEIIRSGDADQLGKTEITQPAILTVSIALWRVWCAENGAKPAYLAGHSLGEYSALVASGVLAFKDAVKLVHQRGLFMQEAVPVGTGAMAAVLGLDDDAVRAVCHDSEKAGIVAAVNFNSPGQVVIAGEKAAVEAACELAKERGARRALLLPVSVPSHSILMKPAAEQLATVLDDMLLSAPKEIVIHNVDVSAHRDVEEIKEALISQLYEPVRWTETIEYLAREGVTTIVECGPGKVLTGLIRRIDKSLTTYNVLDGGTLESVIKEI
- a CDS encoding YifB family Mg chelatase-like AAA ATPase, with the translated sequence MVSVIYTRALSALHAPEVRVEVHISNGLPALTIVGMPETAVKESKDRVVAAIVNSGFEFPNRKITINLSPADLPKEGGRYDLPIALGVLEASGQLQNSPKAYEFVGELALTGELRPITGLLPTAIQVMKREGRLIVPYDGAEEIGFLGYQHFLMAKNLREVVDFIDGRVKLAEPPVLQIQSDTPIPDFSEVKGQFFAKRALEIAAAGGHNVLLIGPPGTGKTMLASRFAGILPQMTREEAIESAMIASISRQGFRAEQFGVRPYRTPHHTSSSVALVGGGTYPKPGEISLAHHGILFLDELPEFNRTVLEVLREPLESGMIHISRAMQQVEFPAKFQLISAMNPCPCGYLGDPVHECSCSDYAIARYKGRISGPMLDRIDLHVEVPRISTEELQSSKRGEPTSEIRKRVEVARAAQLARREKINADLTVSEIESDCSLGEGELKLLEMAQKRLNFSPRSYHRILRVARTIADLEESEKISSRHLTESLAFRALDRGYQKSP
- a CDS encoding enoyl-ACP reductase FabI, coding for MGFLKGKRALIVGLASNRSIAWGIAKAMREQGAELAFSFHGERLEDRVRKMAAELDSEIVFPCDVASDSEIEALMTSLNNVWSDGFDIVIHSVGFAPREALDGNYLDTVTRENFQIAHDISSYSFAALAKAARPYLRKNASLLTLTYLASERTVQNYNVMGLAKASLEANVRYMAAALGRDGIRVNGISAGPIRTLAASGIADFKSMLTAFEAAAPIGRCVTIEEVGNVAAFLSSDLASGVTGEITFVDGGFNTVIAGM
- the priA gene encoding replication restart helicase PriA; protein product: MAEKRIREASVEAAERVIEVALPCPLHRTFEYLATDIFIKDEAESASPKKISPAVGMRVAVNFARREMIGIIVAVKEESDYPREKLKLIKNLLDEMPIIGRNLLSLAERIAHYYHAPIGEVLQLFLPTPLRQGRPLYVAEDYYQITDAGIAWREDVQNRASRAKIAILNFFEEGQRYSEVALLAQFPNFKNHRRALLESALLLREADLDCEPSPAKPPSEEPPLQLTTAQQHIVDDIVVNRPPLSFIEGVTGSGKTAVYTEIARHHLAKGEQVLMLVPEIGLTPQFVSRIESALSVRVAVIHSQLSDNERLEAWRNAALGRIDLLIGTRSALFTPFARLGLMIIDEAHDSSYIQRDGVRYSAHNSAIWRAHFEKIPLVMGSATPTYESVRNIAEGRFSYYQLPERVSGAMPEWEIVDLNEEKNYDGITTRVLDEIEATIARKEQVLIFLNRRGFSPVLTCLDCGKIEECHHCSSYLNFHRTTGMLHCHHCGTRYPYPKVCSACGGTHFKELGAGTQKIEKALADAFPLARVLRFDRDNVRNSRELVENLTQIGEQSADIIVGTQMLAKGHDFPNITLVVLLNSDGLFFANDFRADEKLAQLLMQVSGRAGRGEKRGKVLVQTMFPDNALFHQLPKIGYQAYAQEALEVRQILNLPPYSYQILIQVEARSESEATSYLEGLLNHIEPDPQVEITPVMPNNLKRRQGFYRVHVILQSEKRSALHRMAYQIRLLYEANIRSNIRLLIEVDPIDFT
- a CDS encoding peptidylprolyl isomerase, producing MKNLFKKTLLTAALMGAFSVVAMADEAQPVAVEAEVVSEGYQLQDPVATVNGKEVSKAELENFLLLSQGVEVDEVESPEVAVQLVKLLGTQDALAEEAKKRGLDKDQDYQLKMRLIGDLFLADLLFQNMLDKGEITQEELKAQYDAMVAQIEQTEYQASHILVDSEEEANGIIEDIKSGKTTFAEAAKEKSLDPATAARDGSIGGWFRLSMMDPSFGEALKGMEKGKMSETPVESQFGYHVIVLDDVRDLDLEIKPFDELDEETKLQLAQPLFQKYVEEVQEKVNVELPEAKQ
- a CDS encoding DUF6290 family protein — encoded protein: MEKDQLKSKGLFIMKRGKMLAIDLPKEISTRLTALAHKAGISEEEYVKEALLEHITDIEEAQIAEQILKRIHQGQESTHSSKEVRRRLGLEN
- the sohB gene encoding protease SohB — its product is MAYFFEFILFVAKTGTIIVAFIVALLFLASLRNNQQQSGGKIEFKDLGERYQQIKEGFLEFKHSDLDDKDFKAELEKEESREKQAEALENAAESISEGRSETVPENIVQEDKEDKEGDQRAERDEKSQVAKAPFWQFWKREKEKSKPKKADTLYVLEFDGDIQAEEVRSLREEVSALLQIAEKGDEVLIRLKSPGGAVNGYGLAASQLVRIRDRGIHLTVAVDEVAASGGYLMASVAHKILAAPFAIVGSIGVVAEMPNFHKLLEKYNIDYEQFTAGEYKRTVSMFGENSEAAKEKFRAELNEIHHIFKDFVQQYRPQLEIEQIATGEYWLAVKALELGLVDELKTSDSYILESMKNKNVYTIQYVEKSSVRQGISRFLTRIMKRIPF